In Cyprinus carpio isolate SPL01 chromosome B7, ASM1834038v1, whole genome shotgun sequence, a genomic segment contains:
- the LOC122137929 gene encoding uncharacterized protein C4orf54-like — translation MAALEKTLIYREDTHSFKNFLSKRDMRLIAAQEESNYVDLSDLLELKLDDTKTVKVTFGDSGPLAIIKSISGMSDSQGEHKPCTEKVNESTERKCTPEECVEKSSSFETAALEIPQADKNDTDCTQETEQKPKSPNVETQSPGSNNHEQYNDVYMSSRSESDDEVTVVLSDHGTPEILEDESHYITTHEIQLLELDHDTDYDFETGSSWDIEDDLQVYSFVDYASFDSDETLGAKEASMESNQANTSEAVVSSKPESNFRDADKCASSDEGLSKKQKAAGQIHLSIKATSRAVNEPSNIQEQAKGISRYVLRGVDARGDKVCDNAKCFIAVPGRLHFGSKLKCKDVNEYSSGASSAVSELDDADKEVRNLTARAFKSLAYPYFDAINFSTSSESSASEHGLGINRWSTFVDLKYGKARDQNLVAHKGSTSNFHFAKKRDGKEITGLTLTSMRAPPVEIFALNGNLVSRKNASSTTKKTELMGKFSHGQSGLIRLTETLNFRCNVKSGQPVNESTGGSRSTDEVTNTLPSAQGSEASKRPCNAEETMEDTHKKAIFASSLLKNVISKKMQFEQERKMERGEISEAHHAPSPCFGTHEAHRDKAAKKNSKGLQRQSSKFSEADSDFTIVCVDDLGDIVDGNSSDAKDDGRKEETLTSASETNLESANDTKKGAFEASKSTLLRSQNSAFRSWRDGELEFQKEHKNDKTPEEKPLRECPRETSFSVDSASGKHTKMSHLFVPSIQSPSADRDLRKPPPNVNSSTRDQAGSGALKWRSNTLYVSDATRSAVKAKSPEIKISLRSVRDNKSDPFNIAKILTPNLGCKTAEDNRCQALAAAFKGESSDKVPHFIVRDIRDNKGKLQTPIHQVRDVRKLVKSSYHFVSLDNNDNKSGHSTRDGEHKTLKQSPYLNSASLSPIVIKCQSVNTNSNVKQSGNLIDPTKRRFPEDIVETDRSSPHAVVANRVPKQEVPPGVRIETSTQKQDKSSDTAEKKSEPKMANQAALEKLQAAVKTMEQLYVFDKKEWKRKTDPRPITDSHVLSLITSEEHSVDEQESNSSSTPAARLLKRDSHSNLNEMPPKKEDKSSTTPIAREEQNGSKPLTQLTGTPCKYRSQKPLATKALQTHIASPATLSSKGVAPKSQKVPVSLKISQPKRVLEEREQPNGSETEFAPLQFTSTADSENYLTIPVKPQATPAIKPTMSGLGKTAVYTIPTGGGKTQTASPPSYLVHSDTRGHPSPKRSSFVMETRSPDTPTAAIYHTPLPVPMQAAQPQFICFSPTVQPSPIPTDHFQATQRKMLLDPTTGNYYLVDTPVQPSIRRLFDPETGQYVDVPMPQQPPMTPVPLPISPLALGPGAYGHTYMFYPGYMPTTMIPARTIQSQISMQSEADDGDKSHSHTGRQEDGAYMESPYYMPSGKSSQTTSMAQHVKTSRPANSNQPVISITSQQGPRIIAPPSFDGTTMSFVVEHS, via the coding sequence ATGGCAGCTTTGGAGAAAACACTCATTTACCGAGAAGACACCCATTCGTTTAAAAACTTTCTTTCCAAACGGGACATGCGCCTGATAGCCGCGCAAGAAGAGTCTAATTATGTGGATCTCAGCGACCTGCTGGAACTAAAATTGGATGATACAAAAACAGTGAAAGTGACATTCGGAGACTCGGGTCCTTTGGCAATAATTAAAAGCATTAGTGGCATGAGCGATTCACAAGGAGAGCACAAACCTTGCACTGAAAAAGTAAACGAATCTACTGAGCGTAAATGCACCCCGGAGGAATGCGTGGAAAAGTCGAGCTCTTTTGAAACAGCAGCTTTGGAAATACCTCAAGCTGATAAAAACGACACGGACTGTACCCAGGAAACAGAGCAAAAGCCCAAATCCCCAAATGTGGAGACGCAGAGCCCAGGAAGCAATAACCATGAACAATACAATGATGTTTATATGAGCAGCAGAAGTGAATCGGATGATGAGGTCACCGTGGTGCTTTCGGATCACGGCACGCCTGAAATCCTTGAAGATGAATCGCACTATATCACAACCCACGAAATCCAGCTTTTGGAGTTGGACCACGATACGGATTACGACTTTGAGACGGGATCCAGCTGGGACATCGAGGACGATCTCCAGGTGTATTCGTTTGTCGATTATGCGTCTTTTGACAGCGATGAAACTTTAGGTGCAAAAGAGGCGAGTATGGAAAGCAACCAGGCTAATACGAGCGAAGCAGTGGTCAGCAGTAAGCCTGAAAGCAATTTCCGTGACGCGGACAAATGTGCCAGCTCAGATGAGGGCTTgtcaaaaaagcaaaaagcagCTGGGCAGattcacctgtcaatcaaagccACTTCCCGCGCTGTGAATGAGCCAAGCAACATCCAAGAACAAGCAAAAGGCATAAGCCGCTATGTTTTGAGAGGAGTGGATGCAAGGGGCGACAAAGTGTGTGATAACGCAAAGTGTTTCATTGCTGTGCCGGGGCGCCTGCACTTTGGCAGCAAACTGAAATGCAAAGATGTGAACGAGTATTCAAGCGGTGCGTCCAGCGCGGTGAGCGAGCTGGACGACGCCGATAAGGAAGTGCGCAATCTCACAGCCAgggcattcaaaagtttggcgtaCCCATATTTTGATGCCATAAACTTTAGTACTTCTAGTGAGTCTTCTGCTTCAGAGCATGGGCTGGGAATCAACAGGTGGTCGACGTTTGTTGACCTAAAGTATGGCAAGGCGAGGGATCAAAACTTAGTAGCACATAAAGGCTCCACATCCAATTTCCATTTCGCCAAAAAGAGGGACGGTAAAGAGATAACGGGCTTGACTTTGACCAGCATGCGAGCTCCCCCAGTCGAGATATTTGCGCTGAACGGCAATTTGGTGAGCCGCAAAAACGCATCCTCTACCACAAAAAAGACTGAGCTTATGGGGAAGTTTTCACATGGCCAAAGTGGGCTCATAAGACTGACCGAAACGCTCAATTTTCGATGCAATGTCAAATCCGGGCAGCCTGTAAACGAAAGCACTGGAGGATCACGTTCCACGGATGAAGTTACAAACACCTTGCCAAGTGCTCAAGGGAGTGAGGCCAGCAAGCGAccctgcaatgcagaggaaaccaTGGAAGACACACACAAGAAAGCCATATTCGCATCGAGtctcctcaaaaatgtaatttctaagAAAATGCAGTTCGAGCAGGAGCGAAAAATGGAGAGGGGCGAGATAAGCGAGGCGCACCACGCGCCCTCTCCGTGCTTCGGGACGCACGAAGCGCACAGAGATAAAGCGGCCAAGAAAAATTCCAAAGGGCTGCAAAGGCAAAGCTCAAAATTCTCAGAAGCCGACTCCGACTTCACGATCGTCTGCGTGGACGACCTGGGCGACATAGTAGACGGTAATTCAAGCGATGCCAAAGACGACGGGCGCAAAGAAGAGACTTTGACGAGTGCATCAGAAACGAATTTAGAGTCGGCGAATGATACTAAAAAAGGAGCATTCGAAGCATCCAAAAGCACGCTGCTTCGAAGCCAAAATAGCGCGTTCAGATCGTGGAGGGACGGCGAGCTAGAGTTTCAAAAGGAACATAAAAACGACAAAACTCCTGAGGAGAAACCGCTCCGCGAGTGTCCGAGGGAAACCAGCTTCAGCGTCGATTCGGCGAGCGGCAAGCACAccaaaatgtcacatttgtttGTGCCAAGCATACAGTCTCCGTCCGCGGACCGGGACCTCAGGAAACCGCCGCCGAATGTGAATTCCTCCACGCGCGATCAAGCAGGGAGCGGAGCTTTGAAGTGGCGTTCAAACACGCTCTATGTGTCCGACGCGACACGCAGCGCTGTGAAAGCGAAGTCGCCAGAAATCAAAATAAGTTTGCGGAGCGTTAGGGACAACAAAAGCGACCCGTTCAATATCGCAAAGATATTGACTCCCAATTTAGGCTGCAAGACAGCTGAGGACAACAGGTGCCAAGCGCTCGCCGCGGCTTTCAAGGGTGAGTCGTCTGACAAAGTGCCTCACTTTATAGTCAGAGACATTAGAGATAACAAGGGCAAGCTACAGACTCCTATTCACCAGGTTAGAGACGTGCGTAAACTGGTTAAGAGCTCATATCACTTTGTGTCTTTAGATAACAACGACAACAAATCTGGCCACTCGACTCGTGATGGAGAGCACAAGACATTAAAGCAGAGTCCTTATCTGAACTCAGCCTCTCTTTCACCCATAGTGATTAAATGCCAGTCTGTGAATACAAATAGCAATGTGAAGCAATCCGGAAATTTAATAGACCCCACCAAGAGACGATTTCCAGAGGATATAGTTGAGACCGACAGGTCCTCCCCTCACGCTGTTGTAGCTAACAGGGTGCCAAAGCAAGAAGTGCCACCTGGAGTGAGAATTgaaacaagcacacaaaaacaAGATAAATCGAGCGATACAGCCGAGAAGAAAAGTGAACCCAAAATGGCCAACCAGGCCGCTTTGGAAAAATTGCAAGCTGCTGTCAAAACGATGGAGCAGCTGTATGTTTTTGACAAGAAAGAGTGGAAGAGAAAAACAGATCCACGGCCGATAACGGACAGCCACGTGCTCTCACTCATCACCAGCGAGGAACACAGCGTGGACGAACAGGAAAGCAATTCTAGCTCCACTCCAGCTGCTAGATTGCTAAAACGAGATTCACACTCAAACCTGAATGAGATGCCACCTAAAAAAGAAGACAAGTCATCAACTACTCCAATCGCCCGGGAAGAGCAAAATGGCTCGAAACCGCTCACGCAGCTCACAGGAACGCCGTGTAAGTACAGAAGCCAGAAGCCATTAGCTACAAAGGCACTGCAAACGCACATTGCATCACCAGCGACTCTGAGCTCCAAGGGTGTTGCACCTAAATCTCAGAAAGTACCAGTTTCCCTGAAGATATCACAGCCGAAGCGTGTACTAGAAGAGAGGGAGCAGCCGAATGGCAGTGAGACTGAGTTTGCCCCGCTGCAGTTCACTTCCACAGCAGATTCGGAGAACTACCTAACCATACCGGTGAAGCCTCAAGCAACGCCCGCCATAAAGCCAACCATGTCTGGATTGGGCAAAACAGCTGTTTATACAATCCCAACTGGAGGAGGTAAAACCCAAACAGCCAGTCCTCCTTCTTACCTGGTTCACAGTGACACCAGAGGCCATCCGTCGCCAAAACGTTCATCTTTTGTGATGGAGACACGGTCCCCAGATACCCCTACCGCCGCTATTTACCACACACCCCTGCCTGTCCCAATGCAAGCTGCTCAGCCTCAATTTATTTGCTTCTCCCCTACAGTTCAACCCTCCCCCATCCCGACAGATCACTTCCAGGCAACCCAAAGAAAGATGCTGCTGGATCCCACCACGGGAAACTATTACTTGGTGGACACTCCGGTGCAGCCATCAATCAGGCGTCTCTTTGACCCGGAAACCGGGCAGTATGTGGACGTCCCCATGCCACAGCAGCCTCCCATGACCCCTGTCCCATTGCCAATATCCCCTCTCGCTCTCGGCCCGGGAGCTTACGGCCATACTTACATGTTTTACCCAGGATACATGCCAACCACGATGATCCCCGCACGCACTATACAGTCCCAGATCTCTATGCAGTCAGAAGCAGATGATGGGGATAAATCCCATTCTCACACGGGAAGGCAGGAGGATGGAGCTTACATGGAGAGCCCTTATTATATGCCATCTGGGAAGTCGTCGCAAACAACCTCCATGGCTCAACATGTTAAAACCAGCAGGCCGGCCAACAGCAATCAGCCTGTCATCAGCATCACCTCCCAGCAAGGGCCAAGGATCATCGCTCCCCCCTCCTTCGATGGCACCACCATGAGCTTTGTGGTGGAGCACAGTTGA